The sequence CCGTTCCCGGGCATGCGGCGGGGGAGGACCCAAGAACCGCTCGAGGGAAGCGGCGGTGACACGGCCGCCCGTCGACCGGCCCTCGGCGACGCGCCGCGCGATCTTCCGGCAAATCGACGCGATGCGGCGCTCGAGGTTCCTCAGGCCCGCCTCGCGCGTGTAGCGGGTGATGATCTCCCGGATCGCCTGGTCGCTGAACCTGACATGGTCTTGCTGGAGGCCGTTCTCGCGCGTCTGCTTGGGAATGAGGTGGCGCCGGGCGATCTCGAGCTTTTCCTCTTCCGAATAGCCGGGGATGCGGATCACCTCCATCCGGTCCCGGAACGCCGGATGGATCGTGTCCATCAGGTTCGCCGTGGCGATGAACAGGACCTGGGACAGATCGAACGGCACGCCCAGGTAGTGGTCGCGGAAGGTCGAGTTCTGCTCCGGATCCAGCACCTCCAGCAGGGCCGCCTGCGGATCGCCGCGGAAATCGTTGGCGAGCTTGTCGACCTCGTCGAGCATCATGACCGGGTTGCGGGTCCCCGCCTGCCGGATCGACTGGATGATCCGCCCCGGCATCGAGCCGATGTAGGTCCTCCGATGCCCGCGGATCTCCGCCTCGTCGCGCACCCCACCGAGGCTCACGCGCACGAACTTCCGGCCGGTCGCCCGCGCGATCGACCGGCCGAGCGAGGTCTTGCCCACCCCCGGAGGACCGACGAAGCAGAGGATGGGGCCGCGGTGCTCGGGCCTGAGCTTGCGCACCGCCAGGTACTCGACGATCCGTTCCTTCACCTCGTCGAGACCGTAGTGGTCCTCGTCCAGAATCGCCTGCGCCCGCTCCAGATCGAGGTTGTCCTCGGTGAGGACATCCCAGGGGAGCTCCACCAGCCACTCGAGGTGATGCCTGATCGTGGCGGTCTCCGCCGCGTCCGGGTGCATGCGCTCCAGGCGGCGCAACTCCCGCTCGATCTCTTCCCGGACCTCCTCTGGAAGATCGCGGTTTTCGATCTGCTGCCGGATCTCCTCGATCTCCTCTTCCAGCTCGCTCCCTTCGCCCAACTCGCTGCGGATCGCCTTCATCTGCTGCCGCAGGTAGTACTCGCGCTGGCTCCTGTCGATCTCGTCGCGGGCGAGCGAGTCGATCTCGTGCTGCATCGAGAGGAGGTCCAGCTCGCGCTTGAGCTGCTGGGCGACCACCCGGAGGCGCTCCACCGGATCGATGATCTCGAGGACTTCCTGCGCCTGCGCCGCGCTGAGGTCGAGGTTCGAGGCGATCAGATCGGCGAGCCGGCCGGGGTCCTCCAGGTTGTTGGCGATCACCTGGACTTCGGAGGGAAGGTTCTTTCCCAGGTTCACGCCCCGCTCGAGCGCCTTCTTCACGGTCCGCATGAGGGCTTCGCATTCCAGCGCATCCTCGCGCGCGGGAAGCGCGGCCCCGCGCTCCAGCAGGGGCTCGACGCGCGCCCTGAGGAAGGGCCCGTCCGTCTCCAGCTCGTCGATCCGCGCTCGGCACACCCCCTGCACCAGCACGCGGATGCGCTCGTCGGGGAGCTTCAGCATCCGCATGATGATCGCCACGGTGCCGACCTCGTACAGGCCGTCGGCGCCGGGCGACTCCTCGTCACGGTCCTTCTGGGTGACGAGGAGGACCATCCGGTTGTCGGCGAGGGCCCGGTCGACCGCGCGGATGCTCGCTCGGCGTGCGATCGACAGCGGCGCGATGATGAAGGGGTAGACCACCATGTCCCGCAGAGGGAGCACGGGGAGGATGCCGGGGATCCTCACGGCGTCTCGGGAAGGGTCCTGGGCCATACGCGCGATCCTCGTGCGTTCCTGGGGAAGGGGCCGCCGCTCAGCCGCGCCCGCCGGCCGGATCGGTCTCGATCCGGATCGGGACCGCGCGGCCGCGGCGGTTCGGCACCTTGGGAAGTTCGGCCCGGAGCACGCCGTCCGCCAGCCACGCGCGCGCCTCGCGGGGATTCACGGCCGCGGGGATCGGAATCCGCCGCTCGAAGGGTCCGTACTCCCGCTCGTCGTGCACGATCTCGGCGGCCTCCGGGCGCCGCGGCGCGCGGCGCTCCCCCCGCACCACGAGCTCGCCCCCCTCGGCGACCAGCGTCACGCTCTCCGGACCGACACCGGGCAGCTCGATGTCCACCACGACGTGGGTCTCCGACTCCGCCACGTCGACACCCGGCGACCAGCCGCCCCCTTCCCCGCCTCCTTCCCGCAGGCGGACCAGCGATTCGAAAAGCCGGTTGATCTCGCTCTGGATGCGGGCCACCTCCAGCTGTGGTCCCTTGGCGATCCTGCTCATCCGTTCCCCCGCGGGCGGGAGCCGGGCCCGATGAGCGAGCGCAGCTCCCGCATGAACTCGTCGACGTCCTCGAACTGGCGGTACACCGAGGCGAACCTGACGAATGCCACTTTGTCCAGCTCTTTCAGCCTCTCCATCACGAGCTCCCCGATCCGGCGCGTCGGCAGCTCCCGGTCCGGAGCCTCGCTGACCATCATCACGACCTCGTCGGCGATGGCCTCCAAGGCTCGAACCGAGACAGGGCGCTTCTCGCAGGCCTTGAGGAGTCCCGCCATCACCTTGCCCCGGTCGAGCAGCTCCCTCCGGCCGTCCTTCTTGATGACCATCGCCGGGACGTCCTCGATCCGCTCGTAGGACGTGTACCGGCGCCCGCAGGCGGTGCATTCCCTCCGGCGGCGGATCGCGGTGCCGCCCCGCGACTCGCGCGAGTCGACGACCCGGTCCCGGTTCTCCCCGCAGTAGGGGCACTTCACGGTTCGACCTCCACGGCGCGCCGGCCGGCAAGGCCGCCGAGGGCGACCGATAGGCCGCCCAAGACCAACATCGGCACGATCGTGGCGGCGTGCACGACGAGCCCGGTGGACAGCGCCAGCTCGCGGGACGCGCCGAACAACCGCGTCAAGCCCAGCATCATCGCATAGTGATACGAACCGGCGCCCCCGGGGGTCGGGATGCCGATGCCCGCCGCCAGGATGGGAAGGAGGATCAGCGAGCCGCCCGGAGCCAGGGAGACCCCGGCGGCGGCCACGCCCGCATGGATCCCGGCGGCGATCACGATCCACAGGACCAGGGTCTCGGCGGCGAGGCGAAGGATTCCGGGCAGCGTCTCGAAGGCCGCCACCCCCGGCAGGAGCCGGGCGGCGAAGCCCGCCAGGGCCCGGAGGGGCCGGTGCCCGCTGTCCCGGGTCAGGCGCTCGAGCCGAGCGGCCAGAGGTCTCCGGGCGCGCGCCGCCGCCGAGACCAGCACGAGCCCGGCGAGGGCCGCGGCGAGCGCGAGGAGACCGGCCCGGCGCAGGGCCGAGAGCGTGGCCGCGTCGGTGGCCGCACCGAGACCGGACCAGCGACCGGGGAGGGCGAGCCCCAACCCCCCCAGCCCGAGCACCGCCAGGACGTCCAGGACCGCCCGCTCGACGCCGACCGTGGCCAGCGCGGTGCCGAACGGGACATCGG comes from Acidobacteriota bacterium and encodes:
- the lon gene encoding endopeptidase La; this translates as MAQDPSRDAVRIPGILPVLPLRDMVVYPFIIAPLSIARRASIRAVDRALADNRMVLLVTQKDRDEESPGADGLYEVGTVAIIMRMLKLPDERIRVLVQGVCRARIDELETDGPFLRARVEPLLERGAALPAREDALECEALMRTVKKALERGVNLGKNLPSEVQVIANNLEDPGRLADLIASNLDLSAAQAQEVLEIIDPVERLRVVAQQLKRELDLLSMQHEIDSLARDEIDRSQREYYLRQQMKAIRSELGEGSELEEEIEEIRQQIENRDLPEEVREEIERELRRLERMHPDAAETATIRHHLEWLVELPWDVLTEDNLDLERAQAILDEDHYGLDEVKERIVEYLAVRKLRPEHRGPILCFVGPPGVGKTSLGRSIARATGRKFVRVSLGGVRDEAEIRGHRRTYIGSMPGRIIQSIRQAGTRNPVMMLDEVDKLANDFRGDPQAALLEVLDPEQNSTFRDHYLGVPFDLSQVLFIATANLMDTIHPAFRDRMEVIRIPGYSEEEKLEIARRHLIPKQTRENGLQQDHVRFSDQAIREIITRYTREAGLRNLERRIASICRKIARRVAEGRSTGGRVTAASLERFLGPPPPHARERLAGTAVGVVTGLAWTAAGGDVLFVEALKMRGRGKLVLTGQLGGVMKESAQAALSWARSRAGLLALDEDLFGGVDIHVHVPEGAIPKDGPSAGITIATAIVSVLTERPVRREVAMTGEITLRGRVLPVGGIKEKVLAARRAGARAVVLPRANAKDLKEIPPRVRRELDFTLVESMEEVLAAALLAEPGGEARRAVRPAGAATVR
- a CDS encoding Hsp20/alpha crystallin family protein, whose translation is MSRIAKGPQLEVARIQSEINRLFESLVRLREGGGEGGGWSPGVDVAESETHVVVDIELPGVGPESVTLVAEGGELVVRGERRAPRRPEAAEIVHDEREYGPFERRIPIPAAVNPREARAWLADGVLRAELPKVPNRRGRAVPIRIETDPAGGRG
- the nrdR gene encoding transcriptional repressor NrdR, which codes for MKCPYCGENRDRVVDSRESRGGTAIRRRRECTACGRRYTSYERIEDVPAMVIKKDGRRELLDRGKVMAGLLKACEKRPVSVRALEAIADEVVMMVSEAPDRELPTRRIGELVMERLKELDKVAFVRFASVYRQFEDVDEFMRELRSLIGPGSRPRGNG
- a CDS encoding UPF0104 family protein, with translation MSGAPGADLPAACWPRNSARSGWWRGRSRTARRVLPRRSRGVDPGAEPTYRRLRVPAGPSRVVRPLLVERFVRRVFAWLTGPLLAALFLWLCFRNVELERLGPHLREADPLLLAACLASVPVHIGLRAWRWRTLLGASGRAAPFRELASAIAIGYMASLLPGRVGEVLRPALLARRSDVPFGTALATVGVERAVLDVLAVLGLGGLGLALPGRWSGLGAATDAATLSALRRAGLLALAAALAGLVLVSAAARARRPLAARLERLTRDSGHRPLRALAGFAARLLPGVAAFETLPGILRLAAETLVLWIVIAAGIHAGVAAAGVSLAPGGSLILLPILAAGIGIPTPGGAGSYHYAMMLGLTRLFGASRELALSTGLVVHAATIVPMLVLGGLSVALGGLAGRRAVEVEP